The following are encoded together in the Glycine max cultivar Williams 82 chromosome 8, Glycine_max_v4.0, whole genome shotgun sequence genome:
- the LOC100816023 gene encoding probable DNA primase large subunit isoform X1, translated as MEIVRPQNRRNSFSSSNDAVSAPTIPLYRSAPPLEVRLEDFESFAIDRLRVLKGISDGMSRGKKSEEMENLVKDLWKMNMRHQDASQVLNKDIISHFVLRLVYCRTEDLRKWFLSTESALFRYRFRLLNAEAQRAVMEEFDLPYKAVSNVEFESIKEKLGQVARSMGQPSPTADAIFYKVPFEEVPELVAGRKVFINQGYAYVAMNQIVSLVATLFRSQLSKALILTNRKWTSSVREQEKHRLTPIVEALSSSYLGPDYSQSKEYADISLKDIDQVAKSSFPLCMRHLFDKLKEDHHLKHGGRMQLGLFLKGVGINLDDALAFWRSEFSKKVGLEKFEKQYAYNIRHNYGKEGKRTDYTPYSCQKIISSTPGAGDHHGCPYRNFSEENLRAALSRMGVNSWAMEDVMDKVKNRHYQLACTLTFEALHGMTCDAGINHPNQYFSDSQKILKPKKDSSA; from the exons aTGGAGATCGTTCGTCCTCAGAATCGCAGAAACTCGTTTTCCTCTTCCAATGACGCCGTTTCTGCTCCCACCATTCCCCTCTATCGCTCTGCTCCCCCACTCGAAGTCAGGCTCGAGGATTTCGAGTCCTTCGCCATCGATCGCCTCCGAG TTCTCAAGGGGATTTCTGATGGTATGTCGCGTGGAAAAAAATCGGAAGAAATGGAGAATTTG GTAAAGGACCTGTGGAAAATGAATATGAGACATCAAGACGCATCTCAGGTTCTGAACAAGGATATTATATCACATTTTGTTCTACGTCTGGTGTATTGCAGAAC GGAGGACTTGAGGAAATGGTTTCTTTCCACGGAATCTGCACTCTTTCGCTACCGTTTTCGCCTTCTGAATGCTGAAGCTCAG AGAGCAGTCATGGAAGAATTTGACCTTCCTTACAAGGCCGTTAGCAATGTGGAATTTGAG AGCATAAAAGAGAAATTGGGACAAGTTGCACGTTCTATGGGTCAGCCTTCGCCTACTG CAGATGCTATCTTCTACAAG GTACCATTTGAAGAAGTTCCAGAGCTTGTTGCTGGACGGAAGGTGTTTATAAATCAAGGATATGCATATGTTGCAATGAATCAG ATTGTTTCACTTGTAGCCACACTATTCCGTAGTCAACTGTCAAAGGCACTAATCCTTACAAACAG AAAATGGACATCTTCAGTTAGAGAGCAAGAGAAACATAGGTTGACTCCT ATTGTGGAAGCCCTGTCCTCAAGTTATCTGGGTCCTGATTATTCTCAG TCAAAAGAATATGCTGATATATCATTAAAGGACATTGATCAAGTTGCCAAGAGCTCATTTCCTTTGTGCATGCGTCACCTATTTGATAAG CTGAAAGAGGATCATCATTTAAAGCATGGAGGGAGGATGCAACTAGGCCTCTTTCTGAAG GGTGTTGGCATAAATCTGGATGATGCACTTGCGTTTTGGAGGTCAGAGTTCTCTAAAAAG GTTGGTTTGGAGAAGTTTGAGAAACAATATGCATACAACATACGCCATAATTATGGAAAGGAAGGGAAGAGAACT GACTACACTCCCTATTCTTGTCAAAAGATTATTTCATCAACTCCTGGAGCTGGAGATCATCATGGTTGCCCTTATCGAAATTTCAG TGAAGAGAATCTAAGAGCTGCTCTCAGCAGAATGGGGGTAAACAGTTGGGCAATGGAAGATGTGATGGACAAAGTGAAAAATAGACATTATCAG TTGGCTTGCACCTTGACATTTGAAGCTCTTCATGGCATGACGTGTGATGCAGGGATTAACCATCCAAATCAATACTTCAGTGACAGTCAAAAGATATTAAAGCCAAAG aAGGATTCTTCAGCctaa
- the LOC100816023 gene encoding probable DNA primase large subunit isoform X2 codes for MEIVRPQNRRNSFSSSNDAVSAPTIPLYRSAPPLEVRLEDFESFAIDRLRVLKGISDGMSRGKKSEEMENLVKDLWKMNMRHQDASQVLNKDIISHFVLRLVYCRTEDLRKWFLSTESALFRYRFRLLNAEAQRAVMEEFDLPYKAVSNVEFESIKEKLGQVARSMGQPSPTDAIFYKVPFEEVPELVAGRKVFINQGYAYVAMNQIVSLVATLFRSQLSKALILTNRKWTSSVREQEKHRLTPIVEALSSSYLGPDYSQSKEYADISLKDIDQVAKSSFPLCMRHLFDKLKEDHHLKHGGRMQLGLFLKGVGINLDDALAFWRSEFSKKVGLEKFEKQYAYNIRHNYGKEGKRTDYTPYSCQKIISSTPGAGDHHGCPYRNFSEENLRAALSRMGVNSWAMEDVMDKVKNRHYQLACTLTFEALHGMTCDAGINHPNQYFSDSQKILKPKKDSSA; via the exons aTGGAGATCGTTCGTCCTCAGAATCGCAGAAACTCGTTTTCCTCTTCCAATGACGCCGTTTCTGCTCCCACCATTCCCCTCTATCGCTCTGCTCCCCCACTCGAAGTCAGGCTCGAGGATTTCGAGTCCTTCGCCATCGATCGCCTCCGAG TTCTCAAGGGGATTTCTGATGGTATGTCGCGTGGAAAAAAATCGGAAGAAATGGAGAATTTG GTAAAGGACCTGTGGAAAATGAATATGAGACATCAAGACGCATCTCAGGTTCTGAACAAGGATATTATATCACATTTTGTTCTACGTCTGGTGTATTGCAGAAC GGAGGACTTGAGGAAATGGTTTCTTTCCACGGAATCTGCACTCTTTCGCTACCGTTTTCGCCTTCTGAATGCTGAAGCTCAG AGAGCAGTCATGGAAGAATTTGACCTTCCTTACAAGGCCGTTAGCAATGTGGAATTTGAG AGCATAAAAGAGAAATTGGGACAAGTTGCACGTTCTATGGGTCAGCCTTCGCCTACTG ATGCTATCTTCTACAAG GTACCATTTGAAGAAGTTCCAGAGCTTGTTGCTGGACGGAAGGTGTTTATAAATCAAGGATATGCATATGTTGCAATGAATCAG ATTGTTTCACTTGTAGCCACACTATTCCGTAGTCAACTGTCAAAGGCACTAATCCTTACAAACAG AAAATGGACATCTTCAGTTAGAGAGCAAGAGAAACATAGGTTGACTCCT ATTGTGGAAGCCCTGTCCTCAAGTTATCTGGGTCCTGATTATTCTCAG TCAAAAGAATATGCTGATATATCATTAAAGGACATTGATCAAGTTGCCAAGAGCTCATTTCCTTTGTGCATGCGTCACCTATTTGATAAG CTGAAAGAGGATCATCATTTAAAGCATGGAGGGAGGATGCAACTAGGCCTCTTTCTGAAG GGTGTTGGCATAAATCTGGATGATGCACTTGCGTTTTGGAGGTCAGAGTTCTCTAAAAAG GTTGGTTTGGAGAAGTTTGAGAAACAATATGCATACAACATACGCCATAATTATGGAAAGGAAGGGAAGAGAACT GACTACACTCCCTATTCTTGTCAAAAGATTATTTCATCAACTCCTGGAGCTGGAGATCATCATGGTTGCCCTTATCGAAATTTCAG TGAAGAGAATCTAAGAGCTGCTCTCAGCAGAATGGGGGTAAACAGTTGGGCAATGGAAGATGTGATGGACAAAGTGAAAAATAGACATTATCAG TTGGCTTGCACCTTGACATTTGAAGCTCTTCATGGCATGACGTGTGATGCAGGGATTAACCATCCAAATCAATACTTCAGTGACAGTCAAAAGATATTAAAGCCAAAG aAGGATTCTTCAGCctaa